In the Sediminibacter sp. Hel_I_10 genome, one interval contains:
- a CDS encoding TonB-dependent receptor has translation MVLTIFTLSSATSFAQSKTVTGTVVTADPEGPLPGASVVVKGTSIGAQTDFDGNFSITVEDPNATLVISYVGYISQEINLAGKSFVNVTLKPDLATLDEVIVIGYGSARKSDLTGAVVTIGGDNLKEQGIQNVAETLTGRLAGVQVLSTEGSPDAEMNIQIRGAGSLTQDSSPLIIVDGFPVADLSSISPTEIENISVLKDASSTAIYGSRGANGVIIVTTKSGKTGKIAVSYNMFYGVNKLANKIDVLNPEDYVKWQYEYALLRDRPETYEDIFGLYQDYDQYVGMEGNNWQEQIYGRTGEVQSRDLSIRGGSEKINFNFNYALFDQKAIQIGSDFKRNNLSLALQSDVNDKIDLSFTVRYSDQEVNGGGANEQNEVSSADSRLKYSVAYSPIAIPQLVTTNTDEALNGYLINPFVATDDNQRKQIRTNLNMLGSFGWKILDNLKFKSDFGYNTRYDLDYRFFGRSTYFANNVPPGDLQGQPALRIRDRKNESFRNANTLNFDFNKYLGDDHSLNLLVGEEMIVTKNNTVTSQVQGLPRGFGFSSALNLTTQGQNFFVDNFYSPDDKLLSFFGRANYDYKNRYLFTGTYRVDGSSRFLGSNVWGYFPSGAIAWKLSEEEFLENADWINTLKLRVSYGESGNNNIPTGQTVQSFFSSNTNYLNDITSVISPSDILANPNLKWETTISQNLGLDYNLFGGRLSGAFEVYKNVTTDLLLLFNTQGTGYEAQYRNVGELQNTGVEATLDVAVLEKENYGLNFSFNISANKNQVNSLGELNEIRQNTNWASSQIGADYIVKAGDPIGLMYGYQNDGRYEVDDFNYNATTGEYTLKEGIASTEGVFNQLPVPGGMKLKDTNGDGVVDQDDNTVIGDANPDFIGGVILSGYAYGFDFSAAFNFSVGFDVYNANKIDFTTSTENGQYRNLSTIMSDGNRWTNLDPNTGQLVTDPTQLAALNENTTLWSPFMQRNAFTDWAVEDGSYIRLNTLTLGYTVPNKFVSQMGIDKLRFYATANNVFVLTNYSGLDPEVSTRRNTPLTPRVDYSPYPRSRQLVFGFNLNF, from the coding sequence ATGGTCCTAACAATATTTACACTGTCCTCAGCTACTAGTTTTGCTCAAAGTAAAACAGTTACCGGTACAGTGGTGACCGCTGATCCAGAAGGTCCTTTGCCAGGCGCCTCTGTTGTTGTAAAAGGAACCTCTATAGGTGCACAAACAGATTTTGACGGTAATTTTTCTATAACCGTTGAAGATCCTAATGCTACATTAGTAATTTCTTATGTAGGTTACATTTCCCAAGAAATTAATCTTGCTGGTAAATCATTTGTAAACGTTACCCTTAAGCCTGACTTAGCAACTCTCGATGAAGTTATTGTAATTGGTTATGGATCAGCGAGAAAATCTGATCTTACAGGTGCTGTAGTAACCATAGGTGGCGATAATTTAAAAGAACAAGGTATTCAAAATGTTGCTGAAACCTTAACAGGGCGTTTGGCAGGTGTCCAGGTCCTTTCTACTGAGGGGTCTCCTGATGCGGAAATGAACATTCAAATTCGTGGTGCCGGTTCTCTAACACAAGACAGTTCTCCATTAATTATTGTTGATGGTTTTCCTGTAGCTGACCTCAGTTCTATTTCACCTACAGAAATCGAAAATATTAGTGTTTTAAAAGACGCCTCTTCAACCGCGATTTACGGATCTAGAGGTGCAAATGGAGTTATTATCGTTACTACAAAAAGCGGTAAAACTGGCAAAATTGCTGTTAGTTATAATATGTTCTATGGTGTAAATAAACTTGCAAATAAAATTGATGTTTTAAACCCAGAGGATTATGTGAAGTGGCAGTATGAATATGCACTTTTAAGAGATAGACCCGAAACCTATGAAGATATTTTTGGACTTTACCAAGATTACGACCAATACGTTGGTATGGAAGGAAATAATTGGCAAGAGCAGATCTATGGTAGAACAGGGGAAGTACAGAGCCGCGATTTATCCATAAGAGGAGGTAGTGAGAAAATCAACTTCAACTTTAATTATGCGCTGTTTGATCAAAAAGCCATACAAATTGGTTCAGATTTTAAGAGAAATAATTTATCCCTTGCGCTTCAAAGTGATGTTAATGATAAAATAGATTTATCGTTCACAGTAAGATATTCTGACCAAGAAGTTAATGGCGGAGGTGCTAACGAACAGAACGAAGTGTCTTCGGCAGACTCAAGACTGAAATACAGTGTGGCTTATTCTCCTATTGCGATACCACAATTAGTCACCACAAATACAGATGAAGCTCTAAACGGATATTTAATAAATCCCTTTGTTGCTACAGATGATAACCAAAGAAAGCAAATAAGAACTAACTTAAATATGTTGGGGAGTTTTGGATGGAAGATTTTAGATAATCTAAAATTTAAATCTGATTTTGGATATAATACAAGATACGATTTAGACTATCGCTTTTTTGGTAGATCTACGTATTTTGCAAACAACGTCCCTCCCGGAGACTTACAGGGACAACCAGCGTTAAGAATTAGAGACAGAAAAAATGAATCTTTCAGAAATGCCAATACTTTGAATTTTGATTTTAATAAGTATTTAGGAGACGATCATTCTTTAAATTTATTAGTTGGAGAAGAGATGATCGTCACTAAAAATAATACTGTTACTAGTCAGGTGCAAGGTTTGCCTAGGGGTTTTGGTTTTAGCTCCGCTTTAAACTTAACCACTCAAGGTCAAAACTTCTTTGTTGATAATTTCTATAGCCCAGATGACAAGCTATTATCCTTCTTTGGACGAGCAAATTATGATTATAAGAATCGTTATCTATTCACTGGAACATATCGCGTTGATGGCTCGAGTAGATTTTTAGGCAGTAATGTATGGGGTTATTTTCCCTCTGGTGCTATTGCATGGAAACTTTCTGAGGAAGAATTTTTGGAAAATGCAGATTGGATAAACACATTAAAACTTAGAGTAAGTTATGGTGAATCTGGAAACAACAACATTCCAACGGGACAAACCGTACAAAGTTTTTTCTCAAGTAATACCAATTACTTGAATGACATCACCAGCGTGATATCTCCCTCTGATATTTTAGCAAATCCAAACTTAAAATGGGAGACTACCATTTCTCAGAATCTTGGTTTAGATTATAACTTGTTTGGTGGGCGATTAAGTGGAGCTTTTGAAGTTTATAAAAATGTGACCACCGATCTATTATTACTATTTAATACCCAAGGCACGGGTTATGAAGCTCAATATAGAAATGTTGGAGAACTTCAAAACACAGGCGTAGAAGCTACTCTTGATGTTGCTGTATTAGAAAAAGAAAATTATGGTCTCAACTTTTCTTTCAATATATCGGCAAATAAAAATCAAGTTAATTCTTTAGGTGAGTTAAATGAAATCCGTCAAAACACCAATTGGGCATCATCTCAAATAGGCGCAGATTATATCGTAAAAGCGGGTGACCCCATCGGATTAATGTACGGTTATCAAAACGATGGACGCTATGAAGTTGACGATTTCAACTATAATGCAACTACTGGGGAATATACCTTAAAAGAAGGCATTGCTAGTACTGAGGGCGTTTTCAATCAGCTTCCTGTTCCAGGAGGTATGAAATTAAAAGATACTAATGGTGATGGCGTAGTTGATCAAGATGATAATACGGTTATTGGAGATGCTAATCCAGATTTTATCGGTGGTGTGATTTTAAGCGGTTACGCTTATGGATTTGATTTTTCTGCTGCCTTTAACTTTAGTGTAGGGTTTGATGTTTACAATGCCAATAAAATAGACTTTACCACGTCCACAGAAAACGGTCAGTATAGAAATTTAAGTACGATTATGTCTGATGGAAACAGATGGACCAATCTTGACCCTAATACTGGGCAACTAGTAACAGATCCTACCCAGCTCGCTGCATTAAATGAAAATACCACCTTATGGTCACCATTTATGCAAAGAAATGCATTTACTGACTGGGCTGTAGAAGATGGTTCTTATATAAGACTAAATACATTAACTTTAGGATATACCGTTCCGAATAAATTTGTCTCTCAAATGGGAATAGATAAATTAAGATTTTATGCTACAGCAAACAATGTGTTTGTATTGACTAATTATTCTGGTTTAGATCCAGAAGTTTCCACTAGAAGAAACACTCCGTTAACACCAAGAGTCGACTATTCTCCATACCCAAGAAGTAGACAACTGGTATTTGGTTTTAACCTCAACTTTTAA
- a CDS encoding T9SS type A sorting domain-containing protein, translating into MAKLYSIILVFYSLSAFGQTYFTATPEGFGMATTGGGDGPQVTVTTYNELKTQLILETPKVILVSGVINISAGQHISEVITDKTIIGLPGARLVNNTQTQSGSGILNLQNGSNNIIIRNLIFEGPGAYDTDGRDNLTADGCTNLWVDHCEFQDGVDGNFDIKGNSDNVTVSWCKFTYLKPPVAGGPGGSNDHRYSNLVGSSDSQSPPDGHYSVTFQNCYWADGCKERMPRARNAELHILNCYYNTNVSSSRALGFSGGINSLSSYVENSDFANIGTVYQSYGGTVSLEFENCINGVSNLGSVDAPTYDYSVLPVAEVASIIGDTECGAGATLQVSSTGAVSSSCDNLNSNSFELSAIDIYPTLIENSMSFKFPSGNVSDLSISIYSISGQKIFSNVIEYEANEEVSINLEHFSQGVYFVKLLFENTYRTIRVIKK; encoded by the coding sequence ATGGCAAAACTCTACTCAATCATTTTGGTGTTTTATTCTTTAAGTGCCTTTGGTCAGACTTATTTTACAGCAACTCCTGAGGGTTTTGGCATGGCGACCACAGGTGGAGGAGACGGTCCACAAGTTACGGTCACTACGTATAATGAATTAAAAACACAATTGATTTTAGAAACGCCAAAGGTCATTTTGGTTTCAGGAGTCATTAATATTTCTGCCGGACAGCATATCAGCGAAGTGATTACTGATAAAACCATAATTGGGTTGCCTGGAGCAAGATTAGTAAATAACACACAGACCCAATCTGGATCAGGGATTTTAAATCTTCAAAACGGCTCGAATAACATTATCATACGAAATCTAATATTTGAGGGTCCTGGTGCTTATGATACTGATGGGCGAGATAATTTAACAGCCGACGGGTGCACTAATCTATGGGTAGACCATTGTGAGTTTCAAGATGGCGTAGATGGAAATTTTGATATCAAGGGGAATTCAGATAACGTTACCGTTTCTTGGTGCAAATTCACTTACTTAAAACCACCAGTTGCTGGAGGTCCTGGCGGCTCTAATGATCATCGATACTCTAATTTGGTTGGTTCAAGTGATTCTCAATCCCCACCAGATGGACATTACAGCGTGACTTTTCAAAACTGTTATTGGGCAGATGGTTGTAAAGAAAGAATGCCACGTGCAAGAAATGCCGAACTTCATATTCTGAACTGTTATTATAACACGAATGTCTCCAGCTCTCGAGCATTAGGCTTTAGTGGAGGAATCAATTCCCTTTCCAGTTATGTCGAGAATTCAGATTTCGCAAATATTGGTACCGTTTATCAAAGTTATGGAGGTACGGTGTCCTTAGAATTTGAGAATTGTATTAACGGAGTCTCTAACTTGGGTTCAGTAGATGCGCCAACATATGATTATAGTGTTTTGCCAGTCGCGGAAGTCGCCTCCATTATTGGGGATACAGAATGTGGAGCGGGTGCAACATTGCAGGTTTCAAGTACAGGAGCAGTATCGTCTAGTTGCGATAACCTTAATTCTAATTCATTTGAGCTTTCGGCTATAGACATTTACCCAACGCTAATTGAAAATAGCATGAGTTTTAAATTTCCATCAGGAAATGTTAGTGACCTTTCAATATCTATTTATTCAATTAGTGGTCAGAAGATATTCTCTAATGTTATAGAGTATGAAGCTAATGAAGAGGTATCCATAAATTTGGAGCATTTTTCTCAAGGGGTCTATTTTGTAAAGCTTCTTTTTGAGAATACATATAGAACTATTCGGGTAATAAAGAAGTAA
- a CDS encoding pectinesterase family protein yields MKKNYYFTFIFMLLSCFSIKAQTSGVTYSYDFADGSVFPQNSTTYDDFETPDGFLSMNKGEGSQFYFNDATHGVDFKDGNYFEIMVAGNATITFTTCQYSADGGVLTFTDANNSVLGVIDAEVNGGVDGTPFSFNYVGDSAIITATLTTSGSNYIHGVNIANDPEVNPGETYAYDFADGTVFPQDETTYDSFSTADGVVYMDKGEGSQFYFNDGSHGVDFKNGNFFEIAVAGNATISFTTCQYSADGGTLTFKDSNENVIGVIDSEINGGTDGTVFSFDYIGPASTITATLATTGSNYIHGMSITNDEETVSNGLVDVWDFGAEQLDADTYNNRLTETEINGWYDEAIAPGTSGNIMPATWTAGLLTWVGGSNDRLRTANTNLTRYDENLSGVSDYSGRLYVNAGGATSRYMSLTLNADDEVKVYMLTQSGTGNIHFENSSEVETQENQIAVGSTLQELNFVAQQAGVYHIYDEIDKPSYYRIERKDATYVSLSGLVDETSATGISNGYAIGFTNEAGKVFTAAVENGAYSIEVPAGYLYNLSLIDANGFIINNGTTLTVEETTSNYNIVISAVEIYNLSGNITGLDNLSGLGLAYTPDPSVSSVYVPIVSIDFDNSTYSVDLEPGVAYTITATGVNDYEIPTNTVTIGVALETQDLVFIPKPLYDVVINTTGLNEAQQDALALRFINLNEEGYTYTFSDISNVALRDGTYTVESSGLDLYPLKQELTSNLTVNGANTSKDIAYNPITEWLFNDRIINAATAYEGLIFTGSVNVRGANGDLNCGSGSTVAIPVQVGDKVIITDYYASEYSVEGEATVSNTSNSTGTNVVSEYVYTGTSEGMVTISVISTSYFVSFKVVSIVPYSPIITVGVDKDYQTINEALDAISRMDRPNDEPVSVVIDPGNYEEMLVIESNNITLKNASSTPSIALLNQGVDIDPNAVRITSYYGQKYNFYSQGTNNKWSAEALAVNTANGYTEYINQEGTGGGSSYWNATIVVKAIDFTMEDIIIENSFNQYISSKESQDVVQAKALSEPVRPSDYGNTSVQDRSQGYVTQAAALGLASGADRVFLDECRVIGRQDSFYGGQGVRFAAYKGVMMGAVDYIFGEMTAVFYESDLVLNTSDFSSDAAYITAAKQSSGRGYLMFECHVKSPIVGLETASTFGSKPGYFGRPWEPNTSEVVFYNTTIDESTYPGSEGLSLISPVGWTSSLGGESTMMYEYGTIENAIGVDNAAVRAPWSTVLTSPTLTDGTEINTFNFTKGNDDWDPFQAVLSVNYPSDFESSVVVKAYDQQVHVSNVLSNTSIKVYSITGALVKELDLSADASFDIADGIWIIKLNSKDGIKVVKLLVH; encoded by the coding sequence ATGAAAAAAAATTATTATTTCACATTCATTTTTATGCTGCTCTCTTGTTTTAGCATAAAAGCTCAAACATCGGGCGTAACCTATTCCTATGATTTCGCTGATGGATCTGTTTTTCCGCAAAACTCAACAACATACGATGATTTTGAAACACCTGACGGGTTTTTAAGTATGAATAAGGGAGAAGGCTCTCAATTTTACTTTAACGATGCTACACATGGTGTTGATTTTAAAGATGGTAATTATTTTGAAATTATGGTTGCAGGAAACGCAACTATTACTTTTACTACCTGCCAATATAGTGCAGATGGAGGCGTGTTGACATTTACAGATGCTAATAACTCCGTTTTGGGAGTAATAGATGCGGAGGTCAATGGCGGCGTTGATGGTACACCTTTTAGTTTTAACTATGTAGGTGATTCGGCTATCATAACTGCGACTCTAACTACTTCGGGTTCCAATTATATTCATGGCGTTAACATTGCCAACGACCCAGAAGTAAATCCTGGAGAAACCTATGCTTATGATTTTGCTGATGGTACAGTGTTTCCTCAAGATGAAACGACTTACGACAGTTTCTCTACTGCTGATGGAGTTGTATATATGGATAAGGGAGAAGGTTCTCAATTTTATTTTAATGACGGTAGCCATGGAGTCGACTTTAAAAATGGCAACTTTTTTGAAATTGCAGTTGCAGGAAATGCAACGATATCATTTACGACCTGTCAATATAGTGCAGACGGCGGTACTCTAACTTTTAAAGATAGTAACGAAAACGTTATAGGTGTTATTGATTCTGAAATTAATGGCGGTACAGATGGCACCGTTTTTAGTTTTGACTATATCGGGCCAGCCAGCACAATTACGGCAACTTTGGCAACTACTGGTTCTAATTATATTCATGGAATGAGCATTACTAATGATGAAGAGACGGTATCTAACGGTCTGGTCGATGTCTGGGATTTTGGTGCTGAACAATTAGATGCAGATACTTATAATAATAGGTTGACTGAAACCGAGATTAATGGATGGTATGATGAAGCAATTGCTCCGGGTACTTCAGGAAACATTATGCCTGCTACATGGACAGCGGGTCTATTAACTTGGGTTGGAGGATCTAATGATCGTTTGAGAACAGCCAATACAAATTTAACGCGTTATGATGAAAATCTAAGTGGCGTTTCTGACTATTCAGGCAGGCTTTATGTCAATGCAGGTGGAGCAACGAGTAGGTATATGAGCCTCACATTAAACGCAGATGACGAAGTCAAAGTTTACATGCTAACGCAATCTGGTACAGGAAATATTCATTTTGAAAATAGTAGTGAGGTAGAAACACAAGAAAACCAAATAGCTGTAGGTAGTACGCTGCAAGAACTCAATTTTGTAGCACAACAGGCAGGTGTTTATCATATTTATGATGAAATTGATAAGCCTAGTTACTATAGAATAGAAAGAAAAGATGCCACATATGTATCGCTTTCAGGACTTGTAGATGAAACTAGTGCCACTGGTATTTCAAATGGTTATGCTATTGGATTTACGAATGAAGCAGGAAAGGTTTTTACAGCTGCAGTAGAGAACGGTGCTTATAGTATTGAAGTGCCTGCTGGATATCTGTATAATCTTAGTTTAATTGATGCTAATGGGTTTATTATAAACAATGGCACAACACTCACAGTAGAGGAGACTACATCAAATTATAACATTGTTATATCCGCAGTAGAAATTTATAACCTAAGCGGTAATATCACTGGTTTAGATAATTTATCCGGTCTTGGTCTGGCGTATACGCCAGACCCTTCAGTCAGTAGTGTTTATGTGCCAATTGTCTCAATTGATTTTGACAATTCGACCTATAGCGTAGACTTAGAGCCAGGTGTTGCATATACCATTACGGCTACAGGAGTTAACGATTATGAAATTCCAACAAACACCGTAACTATTGGTGTAGCGTTAGAAACTCAGGATTTAGTTTTTATTCCAAAACCATTATATGATGTGGTTATAAATACCACAGGGTTGAATGAGGCACAACAGGATGCATTGGCACTTAGATTTATCAATTTGAATGAAGAAGGATATACTTATACCTTTTCAGATATTTCCAATGTGGCACTTAGAGATGGTACTTATACGGTTGAAAGTAGTGGTCTAGATTTGTATCCTTTAAAACAAGAATTAACCTCTAATCTTACGGTCAATGGGGCCAATACTTCTAAGGATATCGCTTATAATCCTATTACCGAATGGTTGTTTAATGACAGGATTATTAACGCAGCCACTGCTTATGAAGGTCTGATATTTACCGGAAGCGTAAATGTAAGAGGAGCAAATGGAGATTTAAATTGTGGTTCAGGATCAACTGTTGCTATTCCTGTGCAAGTTGGAGATAAGGTCATCATTACAGATTACTATGCTTCGGAATATTCTGTAGAAGGCGAAGCAACTGTTTCCAATACCTCTAACAGTACAGGTACAAATGTGGTTTCAGAATATGTCTATACAGGAACCTCAGAGGGTATGGTTACTATTTCTGTGATATCCACATCTTATTTTGTGTCGTTCAAAGTTGTAAGTATCGTTCCGTACAGCCCAATTATCACTGTTGGTGTTGACAAAGATTATCAAACCATTAATGAGGCTTTAGATGCGATTTCGAGAATGGACCGCCCTAATGATGAGCCTGTGTCAGTGGTTATAGATCCAGGGAATTATGAAGAAATGTTGGTGATAGAAAGTAACAATATTACTTTAAAAAATGCGTCTTCAACACCAAGTATCGCTCTACTCAATCAAGGTGTGGATATAGATCCTAATGCCGTAAGAATTACATCGTATTATGGGCAGAAGTATAATTTCTATAGTCAAGGCACCAATAACAAATGGAGTGCAGAAGCATTAGCAGTTAATACAGCTAATGGTTATACAGAGTATATCAACCAAGAGGGCACAGGTGGTGGTTCATCATATTGGAATGCAACTATAGTGGTAAAAGCTATTGATTTTACCATGGAAGATATTATTATAGAAAATTCATTCAATCAATATATTTCTTCTAAAGAATCTCAGGATGTTGTTCAAGCAAAAGCACTTAGTGAGCCAGTTAGGCCAAGTGATTATGGCAATACTTCTGTGCAGGATAGATCTCAAGGCTATGTCACGCAAGCTGCAGCTTTAGGTTTGGCCAGTGGAGCAGATCGTGTGTTTTTAGATGAATGTAGAGTTATTGGTCGTCAAGATTCGTTCTATGGTGGGCAAGGTGTAAGGTTTGCTGCTTATAAAGGCGTCATGATGGGTGCAGTAGACTATATTTTCGGAGAAATGACCGCTGTGTTTTATGAGTCGGATTTAGTATTAAACACCAGTGATTTCAGTAGTGATGCGGCTTATATTACTGCTGCAAAACAATCAAGCGGAAGAGGCTATTTGATGTTTGAGTGTCATGTAAAATCACCTATTGTAGGTTTAGAAACAGCTTCGACATTTGGATCTAAACCTGGCTATTTTGGCCGTCCGTGGGAGCCTAACACAAGTGAAGTGGTATTCTATAATACCACAATAGATGAAAGCACTTATCCAGGATCAGAAGGATTATCATTGATATCTCCAGTAGGTTGGACAAGTTCGTTGGGTGGAGAATCAACGATGATGTACGAGTATGGGACGATCGAAAATGCTATAGGTGTTGATAATGCTGCTGTTCGTGCGCCATGGTCCACCGTATTGACTTCGCCAACGCTTACAGATGGTACTGAAATAAATACGTTTAATTTCACGAAGGGTAATGATGATTGGGATCCGTTTCAAGCCGTACTATCCGTAAATTATCCTTCAGATTTTGAATCTTCAGTGGTTGTGAAAGCATATGATCAACAAGTTCATGTATCCAACGTGCTTTCAAATACATCAATTAAAGTCTATAGTATAACCGGTGCTTTAGTGAAAGAACTTGATTTGAGTGCTGACGCTTCTTTTGATATCGCTGATGGTATTTGGATTATTAAACTAAATTCTAAAGATGGAATCAAAGTGGTTAAACTATTGGTTCATTAA
- a CDS encoding T9SS type A sorting domain-containing protein, translating into MKTKLLLLILPMLLFVATVQAQTKVWDFGGDATYTSPEQIALWPVVAFNAAEGVTTEKDNLFMVGDSSGDKFGQIENSGGATWDAGTADEYAAINRFKFNGGSNPVDFLPSYSYAYFPVSGPVEVKVWFRSGSGDDTERILYISDGTTLLNSFQAVGNSDPETITASYTGTGGNIYIYDSNSFNLYKIEVTGAGAATLGVSDSILAFETSVKAINDRIYISNVTSKTKVSIYSITGALVKTVHTNNDLDFSFNSGLYFATITTSEGENSVKLLVQ; encoded by the coding sequence ATGAAAACAAAATTACTTTTATTGATTTTACCAATGTTGCTTTTTGTAGCAACTGTACAGGCTCAAACTAAAGTTTGGGATTTTGGTGGTGATGCGACTTATACAAGTCCAGAACAAATTGCACTTTGGCCAGTAGTTGCTTTTAACGCAGCTGAAGGGGTCACCACGGAAAAAGACAATCTATTTATGGTTGGAGATAGTAGCGGCGATAAATTTGGTCAAATTGAAAATTCTGGTGGAGCTACTTGGGATGCTGGAACTGCTGATGAATATGCCGCCATTAACCGTTTTAAATTTAACGGAGGGTCAAATCCGGTTGATTTCCTACCAAGTTATAGCTATGCGTATTTCCCTGTGTCTGGACCAGTTGAGGTAAAGGTTTGGTTCCGATCTGGTAGTGGGGATGATACCGAACGTATTCTTTATATCTCAGATGGTACTACTTTATTGAATTCTTTTCAAGCTGTTGGTAATAGCGATCCAGAAACCATAACCGCTAGTTATACTGGTACTGGTGGAAATATTTACATCTATGATTCTAATTCTTTCAATCTTTATAAAATAGAAGTCACAGGCGCAGGAGCTGCAACACTAGGTGTTAGTGATTCTATATTAGCTTTTGAAACTAGTGTGAAAGCAATTAATGATAGAATATACATTTCTAACGTAACTTCAAAGACTAAGGTTAGCATCTATAGTATAACAGGTGCCTTGGTAAAAACAGTTCATACCAATAATGACCTTGATTTTAGTTTCAATTCAGGATTGTATTTTGCTACTATCACCACTTCTGAAGGAGAAAATTCAGTAAAATTGTTAGTGCAATAG